In the Gossypium arboreum isolate Shixiya-1 chromosome 10, ASM2569848v2, whole genome shotgun sequence genome, one interval contains:
- the LOC108461840 gene encoding dolichyl-diphosphooligosaccharide--protein glycosyltransferase subunit 4A-like: MIDDQQLGFLANFLGVFIFGLVIAYHYVMADPKYEGN; encoded by the coding sequence ATGATTGATGATCAGCAGCTGGGGTTTCTTGCCAATTTTTTAGGGGTTTTTATATTTGGACTGGTAATTGCTTACCATTACGTGATGGCCGATCCCAAATATGAGGGAAACTGA
- the LOC108463062 gene encoding CASP-like protein 4C1 — MRSPQGFRNGETPSPHNRIPTPHFHNTVTLRKLKRFNSLILVFRVTAFTFSLASSVFMVTNSRGSGSPHWFDYDAFRFVFAANAIVALYSLFEMGVSVWEISTGSTLFPEILQVWFDFGHDQVFAYLLLSADSAGTAFAKTLRGTPTCTDSNSFCVQSDISVALGFAGFLFIGLSSLLSGFRVVCFIINGSRFHL, encoded by the exons ATGCGGTCGCCGCAGGGTTTCCGCAACGGCGAGACCCCTTCCCCTCATAACCGAATCCCTACGCCTCACTTCCACAACACCGTCACGCTCCGTAAACTCAAACGCTTCAACTCACTGATTCTCGTCTTCCGAGTCACCGCTTTCACTTTCTCCCTCGCTTCCTCCGTTTTCATGGTCACTAACTCTCGCGGCTCCGGTTCCCCTCATTGGTTCGATTATGACGCTTTCAG ATTCGTTTTCGCCGCGAACGCAATCGTTGCTCTATATTCATTGTTCGAAATGGGCGTTTCCGTTTGGGAGATCTCCACTGGCTCCACTCTCTTCCCCGAAATCCTCCAAGTTTGGTTCGACTTCGGCCACGATCAG GTATTTGCGTACTTATTGTTGTCGGCGGACTCCGCGGGAACGGCGTTCGCGAAAACGCTAAGAGGTACGCCCACGTGTACGGACTCGAACTCGTTTTGCGTGCAATCGGATATCTCCGTGGCTTTAGGTTTCGCCGGGTTTTTATTTATCGGGTTGTCGTCGCTGCTGTCGGGTTTTCGGGTCGTCTGTTTCATAATCAACGGTTCTCGTTTCCATCTTTAG